From a region of the Panthera uncia isolate 11264 unplaced genomic scaffold, Puncia_PCG_1.0 HiC_scaffold_202, whole genome shotgun sequence genome:
- the LOC125917567 gene encoding zinc finger protein 644, giving the protein MDDLKINTDITGAKEELLDNNSFISDKESGVHKPKDCQTSFQKNNTLTLPEELSKDKSEKALSGGQSTLFIHAGAPTVSSENFILPKGAAVNGPVSHSSLAKTSSMNKGSVSLTTGQPVDQPTTESCSALKVAPDLQLSTPQKANQHQVLFLLSDVAHAKNPTHSIKKLPTSASVGCDIQNSVGSSIKSDSTLINQVEVGEDSDDLLVKDDCVDTLTGISSGTDEFRSENETNWDPQKEFIQFLMTNEDTADKAPVHSKVGLEKKRKRKMDVSKITRYTEDCFSDSNCVPNKSKMLDVDFLEQNEELQAIDSQKYALSKVKPESTDEDLESVDAFQHLIYNPDKCGEDSSPVHTSTFLSNTLKKKCEESDSESPATFSTEEPSFYPCTKCNVNFREKKHLHRHMMYHLDGNSHFRHLNVPRPYACRECGRTFRDRNSLLKHMIIHQERRQKLMEEIRELKELQDEGRSARLQCPQCVFGTNCPKTFVQHAKTHEKDKRYYCCEECNFMAVTENELECHRGIAHGAVVKCPIVSSDIAQRKTQKKTFMKDSVIGSSKKSATYICKMCPFTTSARSILKKHMEYLHSSSCVDSYGSPLGLDKRKSDILEEPIDIDSTKPLIKQQSTTFPKNSALKQDVKRTFGSSSQSSNFSKFHKRPHRVQKARKSIAQSGVNVCNQNNSHKTVMIKSSTDQKPKYFHQAAKEKSNAKANSNYLYRHKYENYRMIKKSGESYPLHFKKEEASSLNSLHLFSSSSNSHNNSFISDPQNSDTKRPESFREHRRVAVKRVVKESKKESSVGGEDLDSYPDFLHKMTVVVLQKLNSAEKKDSYETEDESSWDNVELGDYTTQAIEDETYNDINQEHVNLFPLFKSKVEGQEPGENATLSYDQNDGFYFEYYEDAGTNNFLHEIHDPQHLENAETSLSKHSSVFHWTDLSLEKKSCPYCPATFETGVGLSNHVRGHLHRAGLSYEARHVVSPEQIATSDKMQHFKRTGTGTPVKRVRKGKFPRG; this is encoded by the coding sequence ATGGATGATTTGAAGATAAACACCGATATTACTGGTGCTAAAGAAGAACTCCTAGATAACAACAGTTTTATCTCAGACAAAGAGAGTGGAGTTCATAAACCAAAAGATTGTCAGAcatcatttcagaaaaataatacacTCACTCTGCCTGAAGAACTGTCAAAGGACAAATCTGAAAAAGCCTTAAGTGGAGGCCAGTCTACTCTATTTATACATGCTGGTGCTCCTACTGTTTCTAGTGAAAACTTTATCTTGCCTAAAGGAGCTGCTGTTAATGGACCAGTTTCACACTCCTCCttagctaagacttccagtatgaATAAAGGCAGTGTTTCATTAACCACTGGACAACCTGTGGATCAGCCAACAACAGAATCTTGTTCAGCTTTGAAGGTGGCACCTGATCTTCAGCTATCTACACCACAGAAAGCAAATCAAcaccaagttttatttttgttatcagATGTAGCACATGCTAAGAATCCAACCCATTCCATTAAAAAACTACCTACCTCTGCTTCCGTTGGTTGTGACATTCAGAATTCAGTAGGGAGTAGTATAAAGTCAGATAGCACTTTAATAAACCAAGTAGAGGTGGGTGAGGATAGTGATGATTTATTGGTAAAAGATGATTGTGTCGATACATTAACAGGAATCTCCTCAGGTACAGATGAATTTAGGTCAGAAAATGAGACAAACTGGGATCCCCAAAAAGAGTTCATTCAGTTTCTTATGACTAATGAAGACACAGCGGATAAAGCTCCAGTTCACTCCAAAGTAGgtctagaaaaaaagagaaagcggAAAATGGATGTAAGCAAGATAACTCGTTACACTGAAGATTGCTTTAGTGATTCAAATTGTGTACCCAATAAGTCAAAAATGCTAGACGTAGACTTTCTAGAACAGAATGAAGAACTACAAGCAATAGACTCACAGAAATATGCATTATCAAAAGTGAAGCCTGAATCAACTGATGAAGACTTGGAATCTGTGGATGCTTTTCAGCATCTAATTTATAACCCAGATAAGTGTGGCGAAGACAGTTCACCCGTTCATACTAGCACTTTTCTTTCTAataccttaaaaaagaaatgtgaagaaagtGATTCCGAGTCACCTGCTACTTTCAGCACCGAAGAGCCATCATTTTACCCCTGTACAAAGTGCAATGTGAATTTTAGGGAGAAGAAGCACCTCCACAGGCATATGATGTATCATTTAGATGGGAATAGCCACTTTCGTCATCTTAACGTCCCAAGGCCATATGCTTGTAGAGAATGTGGACGGACATTTCGAGATCGTAACTCACTTCTAAAGCATATGATTATTCaccaagaaagaagacagaagctGATGGAGGAAATTCGCGAATTGAAAGAACTTCAGGATGAAGGAAGAAGTGCACGATTACAGTGCCCTCAGTGTGTGTTTGGTACCAATTGCCCTAAAACATTTGTGCAGCATGCTAAAACCcatgaaaaagataaaaggtaCTACTGCTGTGAAGAGTGTAACTTCATGGCAGTGACAGAAAATGAATTAGAATGCCATCGAGGCATTGCCCATGGAGCGGTGGTAAAATGCCCTATTGTCAGTTCTGATATAGCCCAGAGAAAAACGCAAAAAAAGACTTTCATGAAAGACTCTGTTATAGGATCATCCAAAAAATCAGCTACCTACATATGTAAGATGTGTCCTTTTACGACTTCAGccagaagtattttaaaaaaacacatggagTACTTGCATTCATCATCATGTGTTGATTCATATGGTAGTCCACTTGGActtgataaaagaaaaagtgacattCTTGAAGAACCTATAGATATTGATAGCACTAAACCATTAATTAAACAACAGTCAACCACATTTCCAAAGAACTCTGCTTTAAAACAAGATGTAAAGCGAACATTTGGATCATCCTCACAATCaagtaatttttccaaattcCATAAGCGTCCACACAGAGTACAAAAAGCTCGGAAAAGCATTGCCCAGTCAGGTGTAAATGTGTGCAATCAAAACAATTCTCACAAGACTGTTATGATTAAAAGCAGCACTGACCAAAAACCTAAGTATTTCCAtcaagcagcaaaagaaaaatctaatgCCAAGGCGAATAGCAACTATTTATATAGACACAAATATGAAAACTACAGAATGATCAAAAAATCAGGTGAATCATATCCTCtacatttcaaaaaagaagaagccaGTTCACTAAACTCTTTACATCTGTTCTCATCATCAAGTAATTCTCACAACAATAGTTTTATTTCAGACCCTCAAAACTCTGACACGAAAAGGCCAGAAAGCTTCAGAGAACACAGGCGTGTAGCTGTAAAGAGAGTAGTTAAGGAATCCAAGAAGGAAAGTTCTGTTGGAGGAGAAGACTTGGATAGCTATCCAGATTTCTTGCATAAAATGACTGTTGTTGTTTTGCAAAAACTTAATTCTGCTGAAAAGAAAGATAGCTATGAAACAGAAGATGAAAGTTCCTGGGATAATGTTGAGCTAGGTGACTACACTACACAGGCCATAGAAGATGAAACCTATAATGATATTAATCAAGAACATGTAAACTTATTCCCGCTTTTTAAAAGCAAGGTAGAAGGTCAAGAGCCTGGAGAAAATGCTACCCTTAGTTATGACCAAAATGATGGCTTTTATTTTGAATACTATGAAGATGCTGGAACTAATAACTTTTTGCATGAGATACATGATCCTCAGCATTTAGAAAACGCAGAAACTTCATTGTCAAAGCATAGTTCTGTTTTTCACTGGACTGATCTGTCTCTTGAGAAGAAATCATGTCCTTACTGCCCAGCAACATTTGAAACAGGTGTTGGGTTATCAAATCATGTTCGAGGACATCTTCACAGAGCTGGATTAAGCTATGAAGCCCGTCATGTTGTATCACCGGAACAAATAGCCACAAGCGACAAAATGCAACATTTCAAAAGAACTGGCACAGGGACACCTGTTAAGCGAGTTAGAAAAGGTAAGTTTCCACGTGGATAA